A region of the Gemmatimonadaceae bacterium genome:
CCGCGACCGGGACTCAGCGCGGCGTGAAGCCTTCCTCGATGGCAGCGCGCACGGAAGCCGTGAGCTCCGACCAGGTCCACGGCTTGGTCAGCACCGGCACTGACGGGTCCAGGGCGACGGTGTCACTCGACATGCGGTCGGTGTAGCCGCTGGTGAACAGGAACGGCATCGTGTACCCCTCGTCCCGCAGCGAGGCGTACAGCTCGCGGCCGCCCATGCGCGGCATCACCACGTCGCTGACCACGAGGGCGATCTCCTTCCCGCGCTCGCGCAGCAGCGTCAGCGCCTCGGCGCCGTCGGAGGCCTGGATCACGCGGTAGCCGTGCTTCTCGAGGATGCGGCGGCCGGCGCGGCGCACCATCTCCTCGTCTTCCACCAGCAGGATCGTCTCGGTGGCACCCTCCCGCACCATCGGCGAGGACCGCGGCGTGGCGTTCGCCACCGTGAGCTCCGCCAGCGGCAGCGCGATCGTCACGCGCGTGCCGAGGCCGGGTGTGCTCTTGACGTCGATCGTGCCCTCGTGCTGCTGCACCAGGCCGTAGATCATCGCCATGCCCAGACCGGTGCCCTCCCCGGGGGCCTTGGTGGTGAAGAACGGCTCGAACAGGTGGGCGAGCACCTCGTCATCCATGCCGCGGCCGCTGTCCTCCACCGTCACCGTCACCATCGGCCCGTGGGTGCCGTCGGGACGCTCCCGCTGCGGCTCGAAGGCGCCGCGCATGCTCAGCACGCCGCCGGTGGGCATGGCATCGCGCGCATTGGTGGCGAGGTTGAGGAGCATGTGCTGCACCGCACCCGGGTCGGCCAGGATCCCCGGCAGCTCGGGCGCGGCGTCGGTCCGCACCGTGATGTTCGACGGCAGCAGGCGGGTGAGCAGCGCCTGCGTCTCCGCCAGCACCACCTCGAGCGAGACGGGGCGGCGCTCGAGCGACTCACGGCGGCTGAAGGCCAGCAGCTTGCGCACCATCTCGGTGCCGCGCGTGGCCGCCTGGATCATCTGCATCACCTCGTCGCGCAGCTCCTCCATCCCCTCGGGCAGCGCCTCGAGCACGAGGTCGGCGTTGGCCAGCACCACCGTCAGCAGGTTGTTGAAGTCGTGCGCCATGCCACCCGTCAGCATGCCGATCGCCTCCATCTTCTGCGCCTGGCGGAGCTGCGCCTCCATCTGCTGCGACTCGGTCACGTCGCGGATGGTGACGAGGTGCCGGCCGGGCGAGATGTGCGCCGAGGCGGACACGTCGAGCACGCGGACGCTCTCGCCCACCAGCAGGCGGCCCTCACCGCGCCACTGGCCGTCCATCAGCATGCGCTGCCAGGCCTCGGCCGGCGTCGCCGTGCGCGCGCCGGCGGTGAAGAACTGCGAGAACTCCATCGCCGCGACGTCGGCCTCGCTGCGCGCCAGCAGGCGGCGCGTGGCGGGGTTGCTCGCCACGATGCGGCCGCGCGAATCGGCGATCACCATGGCATCCAGCGACGCCGTGAAGATCGAGCGGAAGCTGGTGTCCTGCACCTGCGCGGCGGCGCTTCCCGCGTTCGAGAGGGCCGGCGGGACGAGCTGCACCAGCGCGCCGCCGCCAGGCACAGGCGTCGCGCGGAGCAGCGTCGCGATGTCGCCGCCGTTGGCGGGCAGCTCCAGCTCGAACGACCGCTGCGTGCCGTCGACGACGGCGCCGATCCCGGCGATCGCGGTCGCGGCCACCGTCGGGGGCACCGGCAGCGCGAGGGCGACCACGTCCGCGACCGAGAGGCCGGGCGCCATCGCCGCGCCGGCGGCGGAGTTCGCCACCACCAGCGCGGCCCCCGAGTCGAGCAGCACCCCGGCGCCCGGCAGTGCCTCGAGGACGGCGCCGAGATACCCGGCCGGTGCGGAGGTCGCGGGGGACGTCATGCCGGCAAGCTAGCGACGGTGGCTCATCCCGGCGGGGCCTGCGTCCGAGACTGGAACGGAGAACTCGCCCGGGCAGCCCGCCCATGGCCCCGGTATTCCTCCGTCGCACCCCCCCATGCTGCCGAAGGTCCTGAGTCGTCTCACGAACAAGACGCCCATCACGGCGCCTGCCCGGCCCGCGACCACGCCGCTCGCCGTGCCGGACGTGGTGCAGGGCGACGACCTGGCGCTCGAGAAGGCGCGCGCCGCCCCCGCGCCGCCGCCCATCCCGGTGATGCAGGCCGCCCCGATCCTCACCGAACCCTCCATCCACGAGGAGGTGGAGGCCGGCTACGACATCCGGCGCGCCCTCCGCACGGCCCTCGAGCGCCTCGAGGGCTCGCTCGAGCCGATCGACCTGCGCGGCGACGCGCCGGCATTCTTCGAGCGCATCTCCAAGAGCGGGGAGAAGACGGTGCGCCAGCCCCCCGCGGCGGCGCAGCGCGCACTCGACCTCCTGCGCCGCGACGTGGCGATCTCGCAGCTCGTGAAGCTGGTGGAGCAGGACCCGGTGCTCGCACAGTCGCTGCTGCGCTTCGCCAACTCCGCCGCCAATTCGACCGGCGCGCGCACCTCCTCACTGGCGGAGAGCATCCGGCGCGTGGGCACGCAGGGGCTGCGCAGCGTGATCCTGAGCAGCATGGTCGAGGCGACACTCTGTCGCACCGGCACCGCCTACGACGGCCTGGTGAAGCAGGTGTGGGAGCACATGGTGCGCACGGCCCCGATCGCGCGCACGCTGGCCCCCGGGTTCGGCGTGGTGCCCGACGAGGCGTTCACGCTCGCGCTGCTGCACGACGTGGGCAAGCTGGTGCTGTTCGACCGCCTCGGCACGTTGCGCGCCGAACTGCGACGCGAGGTGAAGATGACGGCGCAGGTCATGCCGCGCGTGCTCGGTGAGCTGCACGAAGTGCTGGGTGGCGCCGCGGCGCTGCGCTGGGGGCTCGGCAAGGCGGCAGTCCACGTGGTGGCCAACCACCATCGCCGCGCCGAGCCGCTGGAACCGAGCCTGCCCGCGGAATGTGTGTACATCGCCGAACGGCTGGACCTGGCGATGGTGCGCGGCGAGCCGGCGAACCTGGTGCGCTGGTTCGAGGAGGGGCGGTTGCTGGCCAGCTACGACGCCGTGGCGCCCCTGGTGGAGCGGGTGCTGGCCCCGGAGTCTGGTGGGACCGGCTACCACTTCTGAGGGCAGGAACGGGGCGCCCGCGCGGCGCCCTCTCTTGTGGAGTTGACTTAGAGAAAATCGAAGCAAATACGCGAGCGATTGAAATTGTGCCTGTCGGGCGTGACAGCTAGGCTGGGATTGACCGTCCGGCGATGCGTCACGTCCGCCGGCTGCCACTGACTCGTCGCGCGATCGCACCCATGCCCTCTTCGTCCCGCTCCACCGCATTCCCCGCCTCCAGCGCCTCTGCCGCGGCGGCGGCCATCGGGATGCGCCAGGCCGCTGGCACGCCGCTGGTGCGCCCCATCCCAGCCCAGCAGCCGGCGCAGGTCCGGCCGGCGACCCCCGTCATCACGGTCGCCGCGCTCTTTGCCGACACGCACCTGCCGCCGCTGCTGGCCAGTGTCGAGCGGCTCGCGCACTCGCTCGGGGTGCCGCTGACCAGCCGCACCATCCCCGCCTCACTGGCGCGCGCGGGCCAGGTCGGGCGGATCGGATTGCCGGGCGAGGCAGTGAACAGCCTGCTCCAGCAGGGGGTGCTGATCAGCGCCAACTTCGGTGGCGACCCGCTCGCGCCGGTGGCGCGGCTGGTCCGGGGGTTGCAGCGGCGCACCGACGTGGTGGTGGACGTGCGCCCGATGCTGACGCTGCCCGGATCGCCGGCGGCTGCGGAGGGCTGGGAGCGCGACGTGCTGCTCTTCTCGCACCGCACGCTGGAGCGCCACCCGGCCGTGGCGCGGTCGCGCGAGGCGGATGTGGCGCAGGCGCGCACCCGGGCGCGTGATGCGGCCGGCCTGGCGTACCGCCTCTGCACCAGCGAGTCCCGCAAGCTGGTGGTGGTGCTGCCCGTGGGGCGCGGCACGCGCGCCCAACAGGGCTTCGTCGAGGCGCTGCAGCAGCAGGCGGCAACGGCGGGGCTCACGCCGCCCCGCATCGTGAAGGCCGGGCTGCTCACCGCGCTGCTCAGCGGGGAGTCGGGGCGCGAGCGCTGGCTGGTGGCGTCCGTGATCCCGATCGACGAACTGAGTGCGATGATCGGCGAGTCACTCGGTGCGGTGGTGCCGTGGCCGGTGCTCTCGTACGGACGCGGTGCCTCGTTCTACGACCTGCCGGTGCCGTGTGCCACCGAGGATCCGGTGCCACTGCTGCTGGTGCTGGTGAGCCTGCTGCAGCGAAGCGGGCGCGGTGAGCTGGCGCAGCAGCTGCAGGCCGCCGTGCTCATGACCTGCGGTGCACGAAACCGGATGGCCGAGGAGCTCGGGGTGCCGCTTCGGGTGCCGTTCGATGCCTTCGTGCAGGGTGTCGTGACGAACCTGGGGCGTGCGCCGTTCGCCCCGTCGACGCGCGATCGACGCCGTGCCGAGCGTGCACCGCAGACGGTGGCCGGGCCGGTGCATGACCGGCTGCCGGCTCAGCCGAACAGGCGGGAGCGCGCCGCGCGTGCGATGGCCGTGACGGCGGGATGCTCCATGCGGCGCTCGGCGGAGATGGCGTAGAACTGCTGGCGCAGCCCGGGGAGGCGGCCCACGACCTCCACCCCGTGCTGTTGCACGATCTCGGCCTCGAGCACGGTGGGGGCCGCGAGCAGGCCGTAGCCGTTCTGTCCGAACGTCTTCATCAGGGCGCTGTCGGCGAACTCGCCGGCCACCACGGGACGGAGGTCGTGCTGGTGGAAGAAGCTGTCGAGGGCGCGGCGGATGGTGGAGGCGTGCAGCGGCAGCAGGAACGGCGCGCCGTGCAGTGACCCCGGAAAGCCATCGCGGTAGCGTGCGGCGAGGTCGCGCGTGCCGAAGATCGACGTGCCGCTCTCGCCAAGCAGGTGGTTGAAGGCGCGGACGTTGCTGGCGGGCGTGACCGGCGCGTCGGTGATCAGCAGGTCGAGGGCGTGCACCGAGAGCGCGGCGACGAGCCGCTCCGGCGTGTCCTCGGTGCAGCTCAGCGTGAGCCCCTCCGGGGTGCGCAGCGCCGGCTCGATCAGGCGATAGGCGATCATCTTCGGGACCACGTCGGCAATGCCGACGAGCAACCGGCGCGGCCGGTCGCCCGGCGAGCCGGCCATCGCCTGCCCGAGTTCGTCGCTGATGGAGAAGATGTCGTCGGCGTAGCGCAGTGCGGTCTGGCCGGCATCGGTGAGCTGCAGCCGGCGTGCGGTGCGGGTGAAGAGCGGCTGCCCGAAGTGCTGCTCCAGCGCCTTGATCTGGGTGCTGAGGGTGGGCTCGGTGAGCCGCAGTTCCGCCGCGGCGCGCGCGAGGGTGCCGGCGCGGGCGACGGTGCGGAAGAGGTGCAGGTGATGGAAATTGAGTTCCGCCATGGTCAGGCCGTGCCGCCGTACTGGTCGACGTGCACGCGCAGCAGCGGGCCACCGAAGCGGCGCCAGAGGCGCACCACGAGCACCGCCGCCACGGCGGCGAGGCCGGCGACGAGTCCCCACCAGAGCCCGGCCGGCCCCATGCCGCGGCGGAAGGCGAGCCAGAGCCCCAGGGGCAGCCCGAGTGCCCAGAAGCCGAGGATGTTCGCGATCATCGCGGCGCGCGTGTCGGCCGCGCCGCGCAGGGCACCGCCGGCGACGGCCTGCAGCCCATCGAAGAGCTGGAAGACACCGGCCAGCGGAATCAGCGTGGCGGCGAGCGCCACCACGCCGGGCTCCGTGACGTATGCGCTCGCGAGCAGGGCGGGGACGGTGAGGAAGATGATCGTCGTGAGCGTCGACGCGACCAGCCCGGCGGTCACGGCCGCCACGGCCGCGCGGCGCGCGGCATTGGCATCCCCGCGCCCGATGGCCTGGCCCACCAGCACCGAGGCCGCTGCCCCGATCCCGAGCGGCATCATGAAGGTGAAGCTCGCGAGGTTGATCGCCACCTGGTGCGCCGCGAGCGTGGCGGTGGCCTGCACGCCCATCAGCAGCGCCACCGCATTGAACACGCCCACCTCGAGGAGGTACTGCACGCCGACGGGGGCACCGATGCGCAGCATGCGCACCAGCGGCGCACGCTCGGTGACCGCCGGGTCCCGCGTGCGCAGCAGTGGCCAGAGGGCATCACGCCCGAGCCAGAGCAGGATGAGCGGCAGCGCGGTGCGCCCGACCACGCTGGCAATGGCCGACCCGTCCACGCCGAGGGCGGGAAAGCCGAGGCG
Encoded here:
- a CDS encoding response regulator, which produces MTSPATSAPAGYLGAVLEALPGAGVLLDSGAALVVANSAAGAAMAPGLSVADVVALALPVPPTVAATAIAGIGAVVDGTQRSFELELPANGGDIATLLRATPVPGGGALVQLVPPALSNAGSAAAQVQDTSFRSIFTASLDAMVIADSRGRIVASNPATRRLLARSEADVAAMEFSQFFTAGARTATPAEAWQRMLMDGQWRGEGRLLVGESVRVLDVSASAHISPGRHLVTIRDVTESQQMEAQLRQAQKMEAIGMLTGGMAHDFNNLLTVVLANADLVLEALPEGMEELRDEVMQMIQAATRGTEMVRKLLAFSRRESLERRPVSLEVVLAETQALLTRLLPSNITVRTDAAPELPGILADPGAVQHMLLNLATNARDAMPTGGVLSMRGAFEPQRERPDGTHGPMVTVTVEDSGRGMDDEVLAHLFEPFFTTKAPGEGTGLGMAMIYGLVQQHEGTIDVKSTPGLGTRVTIALPLAELTVANATPRSSPMVREGATETILLVEDEEMVRRAGRRILEKHGYRVIQASDGAEALTLLRERGKEIALVVSDVVMPRMGGRELYASLRDEGYTMPFLFTSGYTDRMSSDTVALDPSVPVLTKPWTWSELTASVRAAIEEGFTPR
- a CDS encoding HDOD domain-containing protein, encoding MLPKVLSRLTNKTPITAPARPATTPLAVPDVVQGDDLALEKARAAPAPPPIPVMQAAPILTEPSIHEEVEAGYDIRRALRTALERLEGSLEPIDLRGDAPAFFERISKSGEKTVRQPPAAAQRALDLLRRDVAISQLVKLVEQDPVLAQSLLRFANSAANSTGARTSSLAESIRRVGTQGLRSVILSSMVEATLCRTGTAYDGLVKQVWEHMVRTAPIARTLAPGFGVVPDEAFTLALLHDVGKLVLFDRLGTLRAELRREVKMTAQVMPRVLGELHEVLGGAAALRWGLGKAAVHVVANHHRRAEPLEPSLPAECVYIAERLDLAMVRGEPANLVRWFEEGRLLASYDAVAPLVERVLAPESGGTGYHF
- a CDS encoding LysR family transcriptional regulator, whose product is MAELNFHHLHLFRTVARAGTLARAAAELRLTEPTLSTQIKALEQHFGQPLFTRTARRLQLTDAGQTALRYADDIFSISDELGQAMAGSPGDRPRRLLVGIADVVPKMIAYRLIEPALRTPEGLTLSCTEDTPERLVAALSVHALDLLITDAPVTPASNVRAFNHLLGESGTSIFGTRDLAARYRDGFPGSLHGAPFLLPLHASTIRRALDSFFHQHDLRPVVAGEFADSALMKTFGQNGYGLLAAPTVLEAEIVQQHGVEVVGRLPGLRQQFYAISAERRMEHPAVTAIARAARSRLFG
- a CDS encoding MATE family efflux transporter translates to MPSQVSSTAMPARVPVLVRPTGTDMRALIQLALPVMAVEMGMMAMHVVDTLFVGHLSATALASVSLALIYYFTVVVVGMGTLVGFDALVSQAVGAGDEAGVRRALQRALILALALCVPLALVLWPTEPVLRALHQPSEIVPVATRVVHISILGLPGALTFVVLRQTMQAMSRLRPILLTVLYANLINAGCNWLLIHGRLGFPALGVDGSAIASVVGRTALPLILLWLGRDALWPLLRTRDPAVTERAPLVRMLRIGAPVGVQYLLEVGVFNAVALLMGVQATATLAAHQVAINLASFTFMMPLGIGAAASVLVGQAIGRGDANAARRAAVAAVTAGLVASTLTTIIFLTVPALLASAYVTEPGVVALAATLIPLAGVFQLFDGLQAVAGGALRGAADTRAAMIANILGFWALGLPLGLWLAFRRGMGPAGLWWGLVAGLAAVAAVLVVRLWRRFGGPLLRVHVDQYGGTA